A genome region from Chlorobaculum tepidum TLS includes the following:
- a CDS encoding cold-shock protein → MAKSKVKWFDGKKGYGFILNPDGGEDIFVHFSSIISDQSFKVLNQDADVEYDLDKTQKGLQAKNVRELSVSAATVASGVENPAVRLGVQGEFNSLPQ, encoded by the coding sequence ATGGCTAAAAGTAAAGTCAAATGGTTTGATGGCAAAAAAGGGTACGGTTTTATTCTGAACCCTGATGGCGGGGAAGACATCTTTGTCCATTTTTCGTCGATCATCTCTGATCAGAGCTTCAAGGTCCTCAATCAGGATGCTGACGTGGAATATGATCTTGATAAGACACAGAAAGGTCTTCAGGCCAAAAATGTTCGTGAACTTTCTGTTTCCGCAGCTACCGTGGCTTCCGGCGTTGAGAATCCAGCGGTAAGGCTTGGGGTTCAGGGCGAATTCAATTCCTTGCCTCAGTAA
- the radC gene encoding RadC family protein, which yields MRIHDIDPDNRPRERFLRSGKESLSPAELLALILRSGTAGLNIIDTCNKLISEHGLERLADLSIQELQKTPGIGEAKAMQIAAIFELQRRLHFARNMNLKVKGARDVFEYMKGRIPDETKEHLFVLFLSTKNQILRHETITIGTLTASLIHPREIFKAAIRESAHSIILVHNHPSGDVQPSNADKQVTSILKKAGDLLQIELLDHVIVGNNDWFSFRDHALL from the coding sequence ATGCGCATTCACGACATCGATCCCGACAATCGTCCGAGGGAGCGGTTTCTCCGTTCCGGCAAGGAGTCCCTCAGCCCGGCGGAACTGCTGGCGCTTATTCTCCGCTCCGGCACAGCGGGGCTGAATATCATTGACACCTGCAACAAGCTCATCTCGGAGCACGGTCTCGAACGCCTCGCTGACCTGTCGATTCAGGAGCTGCAGAAAACGCCGGGCATCGGCGAAGCCAAGGCAATGCAGATTGCGGCAATCTTCGAGCTTCAGCGACGACTGCACTTTGCACGCAACATGAACCTGAAAGTAAAGGGCGCGCGTGACGTGTTTGAGTACATGAAAGGAAGAATCCCGGATGAAACCAAAGAGCATCTGTTCGTGCTTTTCCTGAGCACGAAAAACCAGATTCTGAGACACGAAACCATTACCATCGGAACACTCACCGCTTCGCTCATCCACCCGAGAGAGATATTCAAGGCGGCGATCCGCGAAAGTGCTCACTCGATCATTCTGGTGCACAACCATCCGTCAGGCGACGTGCAACCGAGCAACGCCGACAAACAGGTCACGTCGATCCTGAAAAAGGCCGGAGACCTTCTCCAGATCGAATTGCTCGACCATGTGATCGTTGGAAACAATGACTGGTTCAGCTTCAGGGATCACGCCCTGCTTTGA
- the cimA gene encoding citramalate synthase, with the protein MVIELYDTTLRDGTQGEHINLSVQDKLLIAERLDEFGVDFIEGGWPSSNPKDEEFFLKARKLNLKHARLTAFGSTARSLDNVENDPNLVGLVRCEAPVLTIFGKTWKAHSVKSLGISDDENAELIYRSVKFLVESGREVFFDAEHFFDGWKDNAGFAERMIAAAVDGGASRVVLCDTNGGTLPHEIAAIVTRVREIIGVSVGIHAHNDSDLAVANSIEAVRAGATQVQGTINGIGERCGNANLVSIIPNLMLKLGAEFSHVQDLKSLTSMSKFVYEILNLPPDSKAPFVGKSAFAHKGGIHVSAVMKESSLYEHIDPMLVGNRQRVLVSELAGQSNIRYKAQELGISLPEKGEVFKNLVNHVKKLEHQGYQFDGAEASFELILRRELGQFKPYFEVLESKVVIQNGQEIKAVDQAVMKVMVGDETEQTVADGDGPVNALDKALRKALLHFYPDIRMIRLIDYKVRVLEEKSGTSAKVRVLIESSDGQNSWGTVGVSTNIIEASLQALNDSINYYLFYNQSKAAATAPASEALNS; encoded by the coding sequence ATGGTAATAGAACTGTATGACACCACCCTGCGTGACGGTACGCAGGGTGAGCACATCAATCTTTCGGTACAGGACAAGCTCTTGATCGCCGAGCGGCTCGACGAGTTCGGTGTGGACTTTATCGAAGGCGGATGGCCGAGCAGCAATCCGAAGGACGAAGAGTTTTTCCTTAAAGCACGGAAGCTGAACCTGAAACACGCCCGTCTGACGGCGTTCGGTTCGACGGCGCGTTCGCTCGACAATGTCGAAAATGATCCAAACCTCGTCGGCCTTGTCAGATGCGAAGCTCCAGTGCTCACCATTTTCGGAAAAACCTGGAAAGCCCACTCAGTCAAAAGCCTGGGCATTTCGGATGACGAAAACGCCGAGCTGATTTATCGTTCTGTAAAATTCCTTGTCGAATCAGGCCGCGAGGTATTCTTCGATGCCGAGCACTTTTTCGATGGCTGGAAGGATAATGCAGGGTTCGCCGAACGGATGATCGCAGCGGCTGTCGATGGCGGCGCAAGCCGTGTCGTGCTGTGCGACACCAACGGCGGCACGCTGCCGCACGAGATCGCGGCAATCGTCACGCGGGTGCGTGAGATCATCGGCGTGTCGGTGGGCATCCACGCGCACAACGACAGCGACCTTGCCGTGGCCAACTCCATCGAGGCAGTCAGGGCAGGCGCAACTCAGGTGCAGGGCACGATCAACGGCATCGGCGAGCGCTGCGGCAACGCCAATCTGGTGAGCATCATCCCGAACCTCATGCTCAAGCTTGGCGCGGAGTTCAGCCATGTGCAGGATTTGAAATCGCTGACCTCGATGTCGAAGTTCGTCTATGAAATCCTGAACCTCCCGCCTGACTCCAAGGCGCCGTTCGTGGGCAAATCGGCCTTCGCACACAAGGGCGGCATCCACGTCAGCGCGGTGATGAAGGAGAGCTCGCTCTACGAGCACATCGACCCGATGCTGGTCGGCAACCGCCAGCGCGTGCTGGTCTCGGAGCTGGCCGGGCAGAGCAACATCCGCTACAAGGCGCAAGAACTCGGCATTTCGCTGCCAGAAAAGGGCGAAGTGTTCAAGAATCTGGTCAACCACGTCAAAAAGCTCGAACACCAGGGCTACCAGTTCGACGGGGCTGAAGCCTCCTTCGAGCTGATTCTGCGCCGCGAGCTGGGCCAGTTCAAGCCCTATTTCGAGGTACTCGAATCAAAGGTGGTCATCCAGAACGGGCAGGAGATCAAGGCGGTCGATCAGGCCGTGATGAAGGTGATGGTCGGCGATGAAACCGAGCAGACGGTCGCGGACGGCGACGGCCCGGTCAACGCGCTCGACAAGGCGCTCCGCAAGGCGCTGCTGCACTTCTATCCGGATATTCGCATGATCAGACTGATCGACTACAAAGTGCGCGTGCTCGAAGAAAAAAGCGGTACGAGCGCCAAGGTGAGGGTACTCATCGAGAGCAGCGACGGCCAGAACAGCTGGGGAACGGTCGGTGTTTCGACCAACATCATCGAAGCGAGTCTTCAGGCGCTCAACGACAGCATCAACTACTACCTGTTCTACAACCAGTCGAAAGCGGCCGCAACGGCTCCAGCCAGCGAGGCCCTGAATAGCTGA
- a CDS encoding 3-isopropylmalate dehydratase small subunit → MDTIIQGKAYVLGKNIDTDQIIPAEHLVYSLSDPEEVKMYGKYALSGVPIDQAGLPEGNIPFVEEGEFTSPYSIIIAGPNFGCGSSREHAPFALKVAGAKAIIAESYARIFYRNCVDGGFVIPFETAQPLNKSIMTGDELSLDMENNTLTNLTQNITYELRPLGDVINIVQAGGIFEYARKNNLMASTEA, encoded by the coding sequence ATGGATACCATCATACAAGGTAAAGCCTACGTTCTCGGCAAGAATATCGACACCGACCAGATCATTCCCGCCGAGCACCTGGTCTACAGCCTCTCCGATCCGGAAGAGGTGAAGATGTACGGCAAATACGCGCTCTCCGGCGTTCCGATCGACCAGGCGGGACTTCCGGAAGGCAATATTCCGTTCGTCGAAGAGGGTGAGTTCACCTCGCCATACTCGATCATCATCGCCGGACCCAACTTCGGTTGCGGCTCGTCGAGAGAGCACGCGCCCTTCGCGCTGAAGGTCGCCGGAGCCAAAGCGATCATCGCCGAATCCTACGCGAGGATTTTCTACCGCAACTGCGTGGACGGCGGTTTTGTTATTCCCTTTGAGACGGCGCAGCCGCTCAACAAGTCGATCATGACCGGCGACGAGCTGTCGCTCGACATGGAGAACAACACGCTGACCAACCTCACGCAGAACATCACCTACGAGCTGCGGCCGCTGGGTGACGTGATCAATATTGTGCAGGCGGGCGGCATCTTTGAATACGCAAGGAAAAACAACCTCATGGCTTCGACTGAGGCATAA
- a CDS encoding 3-isopropylmalate dehydratase large subunit, producing MAQTITQKIFARAANRKFVDPGQSVWLNVDVLLTHDVCGPPTFDIFKQEFGPNAKVWDPSKVVVLPDHYIFTANEHAHRNIDLLRQFAAEQGLPNYYDVGTDRYRGVCHVALAEEGFNLPGTVLFGTDSHTCTSGAFGMFGSGIGNTDAAFILGTGKLWEKVPDSMKFTFEGQMPEYLTAKDLILQILGDITTDGATYRAMEFDGEAVYSLPIDERMTLCNMAIEAGGMNGIIAADAVTEAFVKARTSKPYEIFTSDPDAQYHSMYRYNVEKMEPIVAKPHSPDNRATVHSVAGTPITKSYIGSCTGGKLTDFKLAAKILKGKKVAVTTNIVPATVLVASQLETEMYDGQTLRHIFEEAGCNIALPSCAACLGGPSDTVGRSVDNDVVVSTTNRNFPGRMGSKFASVYLASPLTAAASAITGKLTDPRDFL from the coding sequence ATGGCACAAACGATAACCCAGAAAATTTTCGCCAGGGCTGCGAACCGCAAATTCGTCGATCCCGGCCAGAGCGTATGGCTCAATGTCGATGTTCTCTTGACGCACGACGTCTGCGGCCCGCCGACCTTCGATATCTTCAAGCAGGAGTTCGGCCCGAACGCCAAGGTGTGGGATCCGTCGAAAGTGGTGGTGCTTCCCGACCACTACATCTTCACGGCCAACGAGCACGCGCACCGCAATATCGACCTCTTGCGCCAGTTCGCCGCCGAGCAGGGCTTGCCGAACTACTATGATGTAGGCACCGACCGCTACCGCGGCGTCTGCCACGTCGCGCTGGCCGAAGAGGGCTTTAACCTCCCCGGCACCGTGCTGTTCGGCACCGACTCGCACACCTGCACCTCGGGCGCATTCGGCATGTTCGGCTCCGGCATCGGCAACACCGACGCAGCCTTCATCCTCGGCACCGGCAAGCTCTGGGAGAAGGTGCCTGATTCGATGAAGTTCACCTTTGAAGGCCAGATGCCCGAGTACCTGACGGCCAAAGACCTGATCCTCCAGATCCTCGGCGACATCACCACCGACGGCGCGACCTACCGCGCCATGGAGTTCGATGGCGAAGCGGTCTATTCGCTGCCGATCGACGAGCGCATGACGCTCTGCAACATGGCCATCGAGGCGGGCGGCATGAACGGTATCATCGCTGCCGATGCGGTCACCGAAGCCTTCGTGAAGGCGCGCACCAGCAAGCCGTACGAAATCTTCACGAGCGATCCCGACGCGCAGTACCACAGCATGTACCGCTACAACGTCGAAAAGATGGAGCCGATCGTCGCCAAGCCGCACAGCCCGGACAACCGCGCCACCGTGCACAGCGTGGCCGGAACGCCGATCACCAAATCGTACATCGGCTCCTGTACCGGCGGCAAGCTGACCGACTTCAAGCTCGCAGCGAAGATTCTCAAGGGCAAGAAGGTGGCGGTCACAACCAACATCGTCCCGGCAACCGTGCTCGTGGCATCGCAGCTCGAAACCGAGATGTACGATGGCCAGACACTGCGCCATATTTTCGAGGAAGCTGGCTGCAACATCGCCCTGCCATCGTGCGCGGCGTGTCTCGGCGGCCCTTCGGACACGGTCGGGCGCTCGGTGGACAACGACGTCGTCGTTTCGACCACCAACCGCAACTTCCCTGGCCGCATGGGCAGCAAGTTCGCGAGCGTCTATCTGGCCTCGCCGCTGACTGCGGCAGCCTCTGCCATAACGGGCAAACTCACCGATCCGAGAGATTTCCTCTGA
- the leuB gene encoding 3-isopropylmalate dehydrogenase, which translates to MYKIVSIPGDGIGPEVVAGALDVLNAVAKKHGFEVSVEEHLFGGASYDVHGSMLTDETLEACKNCDAVLLGAVGGYKWENLPHDKKPEAALLKIRKELGLFANLRPARVYDALVASSTLKTEVVQGTDFMVFRELTGGIYFGQPRGYDETRGWNTMVYERYEVERIARLAFEYAQKRGNAKVTSIDKANVLEVSQFWRNIVHEVHQDFPEIELVDMYVDNAAMQVVRNPKQFEVIVTSNLFGDILSDISGMITGSLGMLPSASIGSEHALYEPIHGSAPDIAGQNKANPIATIASVAMMFENSFNRPEVAADIYAAIEGALAAGFRTGDIAAAGEAISSTTEMTAAIVARI; encoded by the coding sequence ATGTATAAAATTGTCTCTATCCCCGGCGACGGCATCGGCCCCGAAGTGGTAGCCGGTGCGCTCGACGTGCTGAACGCCGTCGCGAAAAAGCACGGCTTTGAAGTTTCGGTCGAGGAGCACCTGTTCGGCGGCGCGTCGTATGACGTGCACGGCTCCATGCTGACCGACGAGACGCTCGAGGCATGCAAGAACTGCGACGCGGTGCTGCTTGGCGCCGTCGGCGGCTACAAATGGGAGAACCTGCCGCACGACAAAAAGCCTGAAGCGGCCCTGCTGAAAATCCGCAAGGAGCTCGGCCTGTTTGCAAACTTGCGTCCGGCGAGGGTGTACGATGCTCTCGTGGCATCATCGACGCTGAAAACTGAAGTGGTGCAGGGCACTGACTTTATGGTGTTCCGTGAACTGACCGGCGGCATCTACTTCGGTCAGCCGAGAGGCTACGACGAAACGCGCGGCTGGAACACAATGGTTTACGAGCGTTACGAGGTAGAGCGCATCGCGCGGCTTGCGTTCGAATACGCGCAGAAACGCGGCAACGCCAAGGTCACCTCGATCGACAAGGCCAACGTACTTGAAGTCTCACAGTTCTGGCGCAACATCGTGCATGAAGTGCACCAGGATTTCCCGGAAATCGAGCTGGTCGATATGTACGTTGACAACGCCGCAATGCAGGTGGTGCGCAACCCGAAGCAGTTTGAGGTGATCGTGACGAGCAACCTCTTCGGCGACATCCTGAGCGACATCTCCGGCATGATCACCGGCAGCCTCGGCATGTTGCCCTCGGCCAGCATCGGCTCGGAGCACGCGCTCTACGAACCGATTCACGGCAGCGCTCCCGACATCGCGGGCCAGAACAAGGCCAACCCGATCGCGACCATTGCATCGGTGGCCATGATGTTCGAGAACAGCTTCAACCGGCCCGAAGTGGCGGCTGACATTTACGCGGCCATCGAAGGCGCGCTTGCTGCAGGCTTCCGCACGGGCGACATCGCCGCAGCGGGCGAGGCGATCTCTTCGACAACAGAAATGACGGCGGCTATCGTCGCCCGAATTTGA
- the ilvC gene encoding ketol-acid reductoisomerase, with amino-acid sequence MNIYYEQDADLAVLQNKNIAILGYGSQGHAHALNLKDSGMNVCVGLKTDSASCAKAREAGLKVDTVAEAVKWADIVMILLPDQTQKSVYDNEIAPNLKSGATLAFGHGFNIHYKQIVPPADVNVIMIAPKSPGHLVRRTYTEGNGVPCLIAVHQDATGDAKAIALAWAKGIGGTKAGVIETSFKDETETDLFGEQAVLCGGSAELIKAGFETLTEAGYPAELAYFECMHELKLIVDLYYEGGLSRMNYSVSDTAEYGGMTRGPRVVTSAAKAEMKKILEEIQDGRFAKEFIDECNSGYKKMNELRESNRNHPIEVVGAKLRGMMSWLKKK; translated from the coding sequence ATGAATATCTATTACGAGCAGGATGCCGATCTTGCGGTACTGCAGAACAAGAATATCGCCATTCTCGGCTACGGCAGCCAGGGCCACGCTCATGCGCTGAACCTGAAGGACAGCGGCATGAACGTCTGCGTCGGCCTCAAGACCGACAGCGCCTCCTGCGCCAAGGCACGCGAAGCGGGCCTGAAGGTTGACACTGTGGCCGAAGCGGTCAAATGGGCCGATATCGTCATGATTCTCCTGCCGGATCAGACCCAGAAAAGCGTTTACGACAACGAAATCGCGCCGAACCTGAAATCGGGCGCGACGCTCGCTTTCGGCCACGGCTTCAATATTCACTACAAGCAGATCGTGCCGCCGGCTGACGTGAACGTCATCATGATCGCGCCCAAAAGCCCCGGCCACCTCGTTCGCCGCACCTACACCGAAGGCAACGGCGTGCCCTGCCTCATCGCGGTGCACCAGGACGCTACCGGCGACGCCAAGGCAATTGCGCTCGCATGGGCAAAAGGCATCGGCGGCACCAAGGCTGGCGTGATCGAGACCAGCTTCAAGGATGAAACTGAAACCGACCTCTTCGGTGAACAGGCCGTCTTGTGCGGCGGTTCGGCTGAACTCATCAAGGCCGGATTCGAGACCCTCACCGAGGCGGGCTATCCTGCCGAGCTGGCCTACTTCGAGTGCATGCACGAGCTGAAGCTCATCGTTGACCTTTACTACGAAGGCGGCCTGTCGCGCATGAACTACTCGGTCAGCGACACCGCCGAGTACGGCGGCATGACCCGCGGCCCGCGCGTCGTCACTTCCGCCGCGAAAGCCGAGATGAAGAAGATTCTCGAAGAGATTCAGGACGGTCGCTTCGCAAAAGAGTTCATCGACGAATGCAACTCCGGTTACAAGAAGATGAACGAGTTGCGTGAGAGCAACCGCAACCACCCCATCGAAGTCGTCGGCGCGAAGCTGCGCGGCATGATGAGCTGGCTGAAAAAGAAATAA
- the ilvN gene encoding acetolactate synthase small subunit — protein MKHLISVLVENKFGTLNRVAAMFSARGFNLESISIGETEDPEISRMTIVTRGEDRIISQVLKQLNRLIDTIKVTDLTHQPHVERELLLLSLKLSKSTQHEIFELANVFKGKVVDIKQKSITIEFVGSPDKINTAIDLFRPFGIRELARSGAVAIHRGES, from the coding sequence ATGAAACATCTTATATCCGTTCTGGTCGAGAACAAGTTCGGCACGCTGAACCGGGTTGCCGCCATGTTCAGCGCTCGCGGCTTCAATCTCGAAAGCATCTCCATCGGCGAAACCGAAGACCCGGAAATTTCGCGCATGACCATCGTGACGCGGGGCGAAGACCGCATCATCAGCCAGGTGCTCAAGCAACTGAACCGTCTGATTGATACGATCAAGGTGACCGACCTCACCCATCAGCCGCACGTGGAGCGCGAACTGCTGCTTCTGAGCCTGAAACTCAGCAAATCCACGCAACACGAGATTTTCGAGCTGGCCAATGTTTTTAAGGGAAAAGTCGTGGATATAAAGCAAAAATCCATTACTATTGAGTTCGTTGGTTCACCCGACAAAATCAACACGGCCATCGACCTTTTCAGGCCTTTCGGCATCCGTGAACTCGCCCGTTCCGGCGCGGTAGCCATCCATCGCGGCGAGAGCTGA
- the ilvB gene encoding biosynthetic-type acetolactate synthase large subunit encodes MHNNGEKLIGSEIFFECLRRENVEYIFGYPGGALLKVYETLHDVEDIEHILARHEQGATHMAEGYARATGRPGVVLVTSGPGATNTVTGITNAYMDSTPLVVFTGQVPSSLIGNDAFQEADIVGITRPITKHNFLVKDVRELATTIRKAFYLATNGRPGPVLVDMPKDVLNAECTFEWPENVDIRGFKPTIKCHANQVSKAAKMIAKAKRPLFYVGGGVISAEASAELRKLAIDQQIPVTMTLQGLGAFPGDHPLSMGMLGMHGTYWANQAVSNCDLLIAVGARFDDRVTGKVDTFATHAYKIHNDIDPTNVDKNIKVDLPVVGDSKDFLASLIEAMPKSREDRSAWLAEIEKWRKQCPLDYEIEPDSLKTEFVIDEVSRQTKGHAVVVTDVGQHQMWTSQYYKFTEPRSIITSGGLGTMGFGLPSAIGAAFGVTDRPVLLFSGDGGLMMNIQEMVTAVYNKLPIKIFLINNSYLGMVRQWQELFHQEKYTFTDLASSNPDFVKVAEAFGCKAMSASNPEAARAAITEALAYNDGPVLVDFRVIRKDMVFPMVPAGGSISDMLLARLNPKTMV; translated from the coding sequence ATGCATAACAACGGAGAGAAACTGATCGGATCCGAAATATTTTTCGAGTGTCTAAGGCGTGAAAACGTCGAATACATCTTCGGCTACCCCGGCGGGGCATTGCTGAAAGTCTATGAAACCCTGCACGATGTCGAGGATATTGAGCACATTCTGGCGCGCCACGAACAGGGTGCGACCCACATGGCCGAGGGCTACGCCCGCGCCACCGGCAGGCCCGGCGTGGTGCTGGTCACCTCCGGCCCCGGCGCGACCAACACCGTCACCGGCATCACCAACGCCTACATGGACTCCACGCCGCTAGTGGTCTTCACCGGCCAGGTGCCGAGTTCGCTGATCGGCAACGACGCCTTTCAGGAAGCGGACATCGTCGGCATCACGCGGCCGATCACCAAGCACAACTTCCTCGTCAAGGATGTGCGCGAGCTGGCTACGACCATCCGCAAGGCATTTTACCTGGCCACCAACGGACGGCCAGGCCCGGTGCTGGTCGATATGCCCAAAGATGTGCTGAACGCCGAATGCACCTTCGAGTGGCCGGAGAACGTTGACATTCGAGGCTTCAAGCCGACGATCAAGTGCCACGCCAACCAGGTCAGCAAAGCGGCGAAAATGATCGCCAAAGCCAAGCGTCCGCTCTTCTACGTCGGCGGCGGCGTCATCAGCGCGGAGGCATCGGCGGAGCTGCGCAAGCTGGCCATCGACCAGCAGATTCCGGTCACCATGACCCTGCAAGGACTCGGCGCGTTCCCCGGCGACCATCCGCTCTCCATGGGAATGCTCGGCATGCACGGCACCTACTGGGCCAACCAGGCGGTGAGCAACTGTGACCTGTTGATCGCCGTCGGTGCGCGCTTCGACGACCGCGTCACCGGCAAGGTTGACACCTTCGCCACCCATGCGTACAAAATCCACAACGACATCGACCCGACCAACGTGGACAAGAACATCAAGGTCGATCTGCCGGTGGTCGGCGACTCGAAGGACTTCCTCGCCTCGCTCATCGAAGCGATGCCGAAATCGAGGGAGGATCGCAGCGCGTGGCTCGCCGAAATCGAGAAGTGGCGCAAGCAGTGTCCGCTCGACTACGAGATCGAGCCGGATTCGCTCAAAACCGAGTTCGTCATCGACGAGGTCTCCAGGCAGACCAAAGGTCACGCGGTGGTTGTTACCGACGTCGGCCAGCACCAGATGTGGACGTCGCAGTACTACAAGTTCACCGAACCGCGCTCGATCATCACGAGTGGCGGACTCGGCACCATGGGCTTCGGCCTGCCGTCGGCCATCGGCGCGGCCTTCGGCGTCACCGACCGGCCAGTGTTGCTCTTCAGTGGCGACGGCGGTCTGATGATGAACATCCAGGAGATGGTCACGGCGGTTTACAACAAACTGCCGATCAAGATTTTCCTGATCAACAACAGCTACCTCGGCATGGTGCGCCAGTGGCAGGAGCTGTTCCATCAGGAGAAGTACACCTTCACCGACCTGGCGTCGAGCAACCCCGATTTCGTCAAGGTTGCCGAAGCCTTTGGCTGCAAGGCGATGAGCGCCAGCAATCCGGAAGCAGCGCGCGCCGCCATCACCGAAGCGCTCGCGTACAACGACGGGCCAGTGCTGGTTGATTTCAGGGTTATCCGCAAGGATATGGTTTTTCCAATGGTACCCGCCGGCGGCTCGATTTCAGACATGCTGTTGGCCCGGCTGAATCCGAAAACAATGGTTTAA
- the ilvD gene encoding dihydroxy-acid dehydratase, which yields MRSDTIKKGFEKAPHRSLLKATGCVSTRDDFSKPFIGICNSFNELIPGHAHLQELGRIAKEAVREAGGVPFEFNTIGVCDGIAMGHVGMRYSLASRELIADSVETVVEAHRLDGLVCIPNCDKITPGMMMGALRTNVPVVFVSGGPMKAGHTPSGKTVDLISVFEAVGKCSTGEITEDELQTVEECGCPGCGSCSGMFTANSMNCLCEALGFALPGNGTILAADPRRNELVKAAAGRIIDLVKKEVRPRQILTRTSMLNAFALDLAMGGSTNTILHTLAIASEAELDFDFSELNDLSAKTPYICKVSPATTEVHIEDVDRAGGISAILKELSKVEGLLDLSAPTVTGKTLGENIASAEVLDRTVIRSVEEPYSTTGGLAVLYGNLAPNGAVVKTGAVSPAMMKHTGPAKVYDCQDDAIAGIMNGDVKSGDVVVIRYEGPRGGPGMPEMLSPTSAIIGRGLGDSVALITDGRFSGGSRGACVGHVSPEAADRGPIAAVQTGDMITIDIPARSMTVALDDETIRQRIEALPKFEPKIKKGYLARYARMVTSANTGAVLKNDF from the coding sequence ATGAGATCAGATACCATAAAAAAAGGATTTGAAAAGGCTCCGCACCGCAGTCTCCTCAAGGCAACCGGATGCGTTTCGACACGAGATGATTTCTCGAAACCGTTCATCGGCATCTGCAACTCCTTCAACGAGCTGATTCCGGGCCACGCGCATTTGCAGGAGCTGGGCCGCATCGCCAAGGAAGCCGTGCGCGAGGCTGGCGGCGTGCCGTTCGAGTTCAACACCATCGGCGTCTGCGACGGCATTGCGATGGGCCACGTCGGCATGCGCTACTCGCTGGCCAGCCGCGAGCTGATCGCCGACTCGGTCGAGACCGTCGTCGAAGCGCACCGGCTCGACGGCCTGGTCTGCATCCCAAACTGCGACAAAATCACCCCCGGCATGATGATGGGCGCGCTCAGGACGAACGTGCCGGTTGTCTTCGTCTCAGGCGGGCCGATGAAGGCCGGGCACACCCCATCGGGCAAAACGGTCGATCTTATCTCGGTTTTCGAGGCGGTCGGCAAGTGCAGCACCGGCGAAATCACGGAGGATGAACTCCAGACCGTCGAGGAGTGCGGCTGCCCAGGATGCGGCTCCTGCTCCGGCATGTTCACGGCCAACTCGATGAACTGCCTCTGCGAAGCGCTCGGTTTCGCGCTGCCCGGCAACGGCACGATCCTTGCCGCCGATCCGCGACGCAACGAGCTGGTCAAAGCCGCTGCCGGACGCATCATCGATCTGGTGAAGAAGGAGGTTCGCCCGCGCCAGATTCTGACCCGTACGTCGATGCTCAACGCCTTCGCGCTCGACCTGGCGATGGGCGGCAGCACCAACACGATTCTGCACACGCTGGCCATCGCAAGCGAAGCTGAACTCGACTTCGACTTCTCGGAGCTGAACGACCTGTCAGCCAAAACGCCCTATATCTGCAAGGTGAGCCCGGCAACCACCGAGGTACACATCGAGGATGTTGATCGCGCGGGCGGCATTTCGGCCATTCTGAAGGAGCTGTCGAAGGTTGAGGGGCTGCTCGACCTCTCCGCCCCGACCGTCACCGGCAAGACGCTCGGCGAGAATATCGCCAGCGCCGAGGTGCTCGACCGCACGGTGATTCGCTCCGTCGAGGAGCCGTATTCGACCACCGGCGGTCTGGCAGTGCTCTACGGGAACCTTGCGCCGAACGGCGCAGTTGTCAAAACCGGCGCGGTCAGCCCGGCGATGATGAAGCACACCGGCCCGGCGAAGGTCTATGACTGCCAGGACGACGCCATTGCGGGCATTATGAATGGCGACGTCAAGTCGGGCGATGTGGTGGTGATCCGCTACGAAGGCCCGCGCGGCGGCCCCGGGATGCCGGAGATGCTCTCGCCAACCAGCGCCATCATAGGCCGCGGCCTCGGCGATTCAGTCGCGCTCATCACCGACGGGCGCTTCTCCGGCGGATCGCGTGGCGCCTGTGTAGGTCACGTCTCGCCCGAAGCCGCCGACCGCGGCCCGATCGCGGCGGTACAAACCGGCGACATGATCACCATCGACATACCGGCTCGTTCGATGACGGTAGCACTCGATGACGAGACCATCCGCCAGCGCATCGAGGCGTTGCCAAAGTTCGAGCCGAAAATCAAAAAAGGGTATCTGGCACGATACGCACGAATGGTCACCTCGGCCAATACCGGTGCGGTTCTGAAAAACGATTTTTAA
- a CDS encoding transposase, whose product MTRKKDKTPDIQGELIGQLGYPKHLPIVPNTANSRNEHGTSVRDMQAMLLWSSTRSKSPKRSSAA is encoded by the coding sequence ATGACCAGAAAGAAAGACAAGACCCCGGACATTCAGGGCGAGCTGATCGGGCAGCTCGGCTATCCGAAGCATCTGCCCATCGTGCCCAACACCGCCAACAGCCGCAACGAACACGGCACAAGCGTCCGCGACATGCAGGCCATGTTGCTTTGGAGCTCTACCAGGTCGAAGTCTCCGAAGCGCTCATCAGCAGCGTGA